A DNA window from Candidatus Equadaptatus faecalis contains the following coding sequences:
- a CDS encoding Ig-like domain-containing protein, whose product MKLNIKHNNKIFLALIAFLVIAFIGAAHSSDVPVQDSNGYYLIGTAAQLRWFRDQVNSGSKYLKAELTADIDLACSEEEQWTPIGNDSPWAPDGDSSKKTYSGTFDGCGHKISGLYINNNSMRYQGLFGTVVNATIKNLTVSGEINGGEYVGGICGYAYNLDGDYHNNYNNNITISNCVNEVNIRANISTGTTGTAGGICGYAFNGKAYNGTSLTLKEDYKGNITISNCVNEGYVSGHRVGGICGLVEVTVVDTKATILISNCFNSSVPSGFTHGYICGETYYNGSYREEVIKLTGCGYIKRAGYSERSIGTSNVYGGIITADSHEYEEGKFPSVAVMLSFPKTVLAGMEIQPVVDIYPVKAYNKYNVWYEIIESSDNSVISIYNNKAYAIGAGKTRLTVKVTGLLNNSELTFKQEINVTGNIERYVEGIALNKTVCNLHVGDYEQLTATVSPTNATINCLNWTSDNPSVVTVNSTGWVMAVAEGTATITARTIDGSNKYVTCMVTVVAGGAVQDNYLIETAAQLKWFRDQVNRGAVNLNAKLVADIDLDGSEEDQWIPIGNDNKNYSGTFDGCGHKISGLYINNSKSYQGLFGTVENATIKNLTVSGEIKAKNYVGGICGKADGYEVTITDCVTAGTVSGSNYVGGICGYASGDDYSSSAITNCMTAGTVTGSDYVGGICGKVYFFDKSYIDIINCMNAGTVSGSNYVGGIWGYAYNSGSSIDIINCVNTGTVSGSDYVSGICGKAYNYDKGAIHIYHCVNEGTVGASGGSNSYVGGVCGYISNVDTGTSLLTMTDMSIRDCINSGKIIGYNGGSICGYVYNGINYSNRNSSIDITCGYLKGTSWNSVGGDNIDSSDLYCTIHNVAYENNQLPSAAVMLSCPKTVSAGMEIQPVLDIYPVNAYNKNNVRYEIIESSDNSVISIYNNKAYAVGAGKATLTVKVIGLLNNSELTFKQEINVTGNIERYVEGIVLNKTVCNLYAGENEQLTATVNPTNATIGFLKWTSSNPNVATVDSTGRVTAVAEGTAVITAKAIDGSNQSASCTVIVKKTVSIAFAQDMPYIFDVSDGNTDFSKYVVFSGDASDTGKVVWSSSDTSVASVNEKGIVTWKKTGSVTITATSQDDPTKSVSKTLRVEQYVTGITVLVETGGRTLLVKETKQLIANVQPSNAANKDIKWTSSDENIATVDANGLVTAKEITGKTANVTITAEALDGSGVKGTIELTVKRPPVTSMSFGRKSYQVTAGNTKDMYKELVFQPDTALKPAANEITWTSGNVSVDANGLVTMPMTALEIPGFEITGFVMATYRNENGETLKAPTEVSTKAQNINLNLTTKLAGRSSGGKTGSNKENIEVCVYNTANRLLYSGQGTTDENGHLRLEMDGGSVSSGQKVKLWIKGERYLATIQNATVQLNGNDWNITMAETIKGGDANGDNSVNLTDFGILGKSFLKKTGVTGYDARADFNGDNSVNLTDFGILGTSFLKKGETKPKAAVTMLMRAANRNGTTDNALKVLNTETAEVADNALEENADEPEEKQEEAIIEAVEQKTGVTLKAASPTASNETASNSSSSGGCNAGFGILALLFATPLFCRKRK is encoded by the coding sequence ATGAAACTCAACATCAAACACAACAACAAAATATTTCTCGCGCTGATAGCGTTTCTTGTAATTGCGTTTATAGGTGCGGCACACTCGTCCGACGTTCCCGTGCAGGACAGCAACGGGTATTATCTTATTGGGACAGCAGCGCAGCTGAGATGGTTTAGAGACCAAGTGAACAGTGGCTCAAAGTATCTTAAAGCCGAACTCACAGCGGACATAGACCTTGCCTGTTCTGAAGAAGAACAGTGGACACCTATAGGCAATGATTCTCCGTGGGCACCTGATGGTGACAGTTCAAAGAAAACATATTCAGGAACCTTTGATGGCTGTGGGCACAAAATATCTGGATTGTATATAAACAACAATAGCATGAGGTATCAGGGACTGTTTGGAACGGTTGTAAATGCAACGATAAAAAATCTTACGGTATCCGGAGAAATTAATGGTGGTGAATATGTAGGCGGTATCTGCGGATATGCTTACAATCTGGATGGAGACTACCATAATAACTACAATAATAATATAACCATAAGCAACTGTGTGAATGAAGTAAATATAAGAGCAAATATTTCAACAGGCACAACAGGCACGGCTGGAGGTATCTGCGGATATGCTTTCAATGGAAAAGCTTACAATGGAACATCTCTGACTCTGAAAGAAGACTACAAAGGTAATATAACCATAAGCAACTGTGTAAACGAAGGATATGTAAGCGGACATCGTGTAGGCGGTATCTGCGGATTGGTAGAGGTAACAGTTGTTGACACCAAGGCAACCATATTAATCAGCAACTGTTTCAACAGCAGCGTACCATCGGGGTTCACTCATGGATATATTTGCGGAGAAACATATTACAATGGTAGTTACAGAGAAGAAGTGATAAAACTAACCGGCTGTGGATATATAAAAAGGGCTGGCTACAGCGAGCGCTCGATAGGAACATCAAATGTGTATGGCGGCATTATAACAGCCGACAGTCATGAATACGAAGAGGGAAAGTTCCCGTCAGTAGCAGTTATGCTGAGTTTTCCTAAAACAGTTTTAGCCGGTATGGAAATACAGCCTGTAGTTGATATATATCCTGTAAAGGCATACAACAAATATAATGTGTGGTATGAGATTATAGAAAGTTCGGATAATAGCGTGATTTCAATTTACAACAATAAGGCGTATGCGATTGGTGCAGGGAAAACAAGACTGACAGTAAAGGTTACCGGACTGTTAAATAACTCTGAACTTACATTTAAGCAGGAAATTAACGTAACAGGAAATATAGAGCGGTATGTTGAGGGAATTGCCTTGAACAAAACAGTGTGTAACTTGCATGTTGGAGATTATGAACAGCTTACTGCAACAGTTAGTCCGACAAACGCAACAATAAATTGTCTTAACTGGACAAGTGATAATCCGTCTGTTGTAACAGTAAATTCAACAGGCTGGGTTATGGCAGTCGCGGAAGGCACGGCGACTATAACTGCACGGACGATAGACGGTAGCAATAAGTATGTGACCTGTATGGTAACGGTTGTCGCTGGGGGGGCAGTACAGGACAATTATCTCATTGAAACAGCCGCTCAGCTGAAATGGTTTAGAGACCAGGTGAACAGAGGGGCAGTAAACCTTAACGCAAAACTTGTGGCAGACATAGATCTGGATGGTTCAGAAGAAGACCAGTGGATACCGATTGGAAATGACAATAAAAACTATTCTGGCACTTTTGATGGCTGTGGGCACAAAATATCTGGATTGTATATAAACAACAGCAAGAGTTATCAGGGACTGTTTGGAACGGTTGAAAATGCAACGATAAAGAACCTTACCGTATCCGGTGAAATAAAAGCAAAAAATTATGTTGGCGGCATCTGCGGAAAAGCTGATGGCTATGAAGTAACAATTACGGACTGTGTGACCGCAGGAACAGTAAGCGGAAGCAATTACGTCGGCGGTATCTGTGGATATGCTAGCGGAGATGATTATAGCAGTAGTGCAATCACGAACTGCATGACCGCAGGAACAGTAACCGGAAGCGATTATGTTGGCGGTATCTGCGGAAAGGTTTATTTTTTCGACAAGAGTTATATAGACATAATCAACTGTATGAACGCAGGAACAGTAAGCGGAAGCAATTACGTTGGCGGTATCTGGGGATATGCTTATAATAGCGGGAGTTCTATAGATATAATCAACTGCGTAAATACAGGAACGGTAAGCGGAAGTGACTATGTTAGCGGTATCTGTGGAAAAGCGTATAATTACGACAAGGGCGCTATACACATATACCACTGTGTGAACGAAGGAACAGTAGGTGCAAGCGGCGGAAGCAATTCTTACGTCGGAGGCGTCTGCGGATATATAAGTAATGTTGATACCGGTACAAGTCTGCTGACAATGACAGATATGTCCATCAGAGACTGTATCAACAGCGGAAAAATAATAGGCTACAATGGTGGTAGTATCTGCGGATATGTATATAATGGCATCAATTACAGTAATAGAAACAGTAGTATAGATATAACCTGCGGATATTTGAAAGGTACTTCATGGAATAGTGTAGGTGGAGATAATATTGATAGTTCTGATCTATATTGTACAATACACAATGTGGCATACGAAAATAATCAGCTTCCGTCAGCTGCAGTTATGCTGAGTTGCCCTAAAACAGTTTCAGCCGGTATGGAAATACAGCCTGTATTGGATATATATCCTGTAAATGCATACAATAAAAATAATGTGCGTTATGAGATTATAGAAAGTTCAGATAATAGTGTGATTTCAATTTACAACAATAAGGCGTATGCGGTTGGTGCAGGAAAAGCAACACTGACAGTAAAAGTAATCGGACTGTTAAATAACTCTGAACTTACATTTAAGCAGGAAATTAACGTAACAGGAAATATAGAACGGTATGTTGAGGGAATTGTCTTGAACAAAACAGTGTGTAACTTGTACGCCGGAGAAAATGAACAGCTTACTGCAACAGTTAATCCGACAAACGCAACGATAGGCTTCCTTAAATGGACAAGCAGTAATCCTAATGTTGCTACAGTAGATTCAACTGGCAGGGTTACGGCAGTTGCTGAAGGAACAGCGGTAATCACTGCAAAAGCGATAGACGGCAGCAATCAGTCTGCAAGCTGCACGGTAATTGTAAAAAAAACTGTAAGCATTGCTTTTGCGCAGGATATGCCGTATATTTTTGACGTTAGTGACGGAAATACGGATTTTTCAAAGTACGTTGTCTTCAGCGGAGACGCAAGCGATACGGGCAAGGTGGTCTGGAGCAGTTCGGACACGTCCGTGGCATCGGTGAACGAGAAAGGAATCGTTACGTGGAAAAAAACCGGTAGCGTAACAATAACTGCCACATCGCAGGATGACCCTACAAAATCTGTGAGCAAAACATTGAGAGTAGAGCAATATGTAACGGGAATAACAGTACTGGTTGAAACAGGGGGCAGAACACTGCTTGTCAAAGAAACAAAACAACTTATTGCAAACGTACAGCCGTCCAATGCGGCAAACAAAGACATAAAATGGACAAGCAGCGATGAAAACATTGCGACGGTTGACGCGAACGGACTGGTAACGGCAAAAGAAATAACGGGCAAAACCGCAAACGTAACAATAACGGCAGAAGCATTAGACGGAAGCGGAGTAAAAGGAACAATAGAACTTACAGTCAAACGCCCACCTGTAACGTCAATGAGTTTCGGAAGAAAAAGTTACCAAGTAACGGCTGGAAACACAAAGGACATGTACAAAGAACTGGTGTTTCAGCCTGACACAGCACTTAAACCTGCAGCCAACGAAATAACATGGACAAGTGGAAATGTGAGCGTGGATGCAAACGGTTTAGTTACAATGCCGATGACTGCGTTGGAAATACCAGGGTTTGAAATAACAGGGTTTGTAATGGCGACCTACCGGAATGAAAACGGAGAAACATTAAAAGCACCAACGGAAGTATCGACTAAAGCTCAGAACATTAACCTCAACCTGACAACCAAACTTGCGGGAAGATCAAGCGGAGGAAAAACAGGAAGCAACAAAGAAAACATAGAAGTCTGTGTCTATAACACCGCAAACAGACTGCTGTACAGCGGACAGGGAACAACAGACGAAAACGGGCACTTGAGGCTTGAAATGGACGGAGGAAGCGTAAGCAGCGGACAAAAAGTAAAACTTTGGATAAAAGGAGAAAGATACCTTGCGACAATCCAAAACGCAACAGTACAGCTGAACGGAAACGACTGGAACATAACAATGGCAGAAACCATTAAAGGAGGAGACGCCAACGGAGATAACTCTGTAAACCTTACAGACTTCGGCATACTCGGTAAATCCTTCCTCAAAAAAACAGGAGTAACAGGATACGACGCAAGAGCAGACTTCAACGGAGACAACAGCGTAAACCTCACAGACTTTGGAATACTCGGAACAAGCTTCCTCAAAAAAGGAGAAACAAAACCCAAAGCGGCAGTAACAATGCTGATGAGAGCGGCAAACAGGAACGGAACGACTGATAATGCGCTGAAAGTGCTGAACACAGAAACAGCCGAAGTTGCGGACAACGCGCTGGAAGAAAACGCAGACGAACCTGAAGAAAAGCAGGAAGAAGCGATAATAGAAGCAGTAGAACAGAAAACGGGAGTAACGCTCAAAGCGGCATCACCAACTGCTTCAAACGAAACAGCAAGTAATTCAAGCTCCTCCGGCGGCTGCAACGCGGGATTCGGAATACTTGCCCTGCTGTTTGCGACACCGCTGTTTTGCAGAAAGAGAAAATAG
- a CDS encoding SYNERG-CTERM sorting domain-containing protein translates to MKKLAAFLTLAMIFAMSAGAFAADPSATFTLTPSATQLTLGETVTVTYKAKFANAGGKIAGLQNIVKYDTSVFEFVSASKGTDLPSAAEPETGTAGEVGFGLTSLTGDAVSDNKDYVIGSMTLKVKSGAAFGTATLTQTETMFMLPDFEERTPSAQALSLTIAKAPTGTITITTTPAEGKWSIDGGSTWKDSGSSVSELALGRYKVTFKELAGYTKPEDISVELAKTAPTFTKSVTYTGKPGFIAVTFTPESIAETAQWSVDRETWYNGGTAQEIPSGAYTIQFKEIEGYETPAQQEITVEKDQTAAITAEYIEKPAITPAKAEFYKKSPEDLAFTLKGITAVTAVKIADEDLIDGEDYEYADGTLTVKQTVFAEKENGEYQLTVTTDKGDLTAAVKIADEKSSGSSGGCNAGFGALAMLFAAPLFYRKKK, encoded by the coding sequence ATGAAAAAACTCGCAGCTTTTCTGACACTTGCAATGATTTTTGCAATGTCAGCCGGTGCCTTCGCGGCAGACCCGTCAGCAACCTTCACGCTCACACCGAGCGCAACACAGCTGACACTTGGTGAAACGGTAACAGTAACGTACAAAGCAAAATTTGCCAATGCAGGCGGCAAAATTGCAGGGCTTCAAAATATCGTAAAGTATGACACAAGCGTGTTTGAATTTGTCAGCGCGTCAAAAGGAACAGACCTTCCTTCCGCGGCAGAGCCTGAAACAGGTACAGCAGGAGAAGTAGGCTTTGGACTTACGAGTCTTACCGGCGATGCGGTTTCTGACAACAAAGACTACGTTATAGGCAGCATGACGCTGAAAGTAAAAAGCGGAGCCGCGTTTGGCACAGCAACGCTTACACAGACCGAAACGATGTTTATGCTTCCTGATTTTGAAGAAAGAACACCGTCAGCACAAGCACTCAGCCTCACGATTGCCAAAGCGCCGACAGGCACCATAACAATAACGACAACCCCTGCGGAAGGAAAATGGTCAATAGACGGCGGAAGCACGTGGAAAGACAGCGGCTCTTCCGTAAGCGAACTTGCGCTCGGCAGATATAAAGTAACCTTCAAGGAACTTGCAGGATATACGAAACCGGAGGACATAAGCGTTGAACTTGCAAAAACCGCACCTACGTTTACAAAAAGCGTAACCTACACGGGAAAGCCCGGATTTATTGCCGTAACCTTTACCCCCGAAAGCATTGCGGAAACGGCGCAGTGGTCAGTTGACAGAGAAACATGGTACAACGGCGGAACAGCGCAGGAAATTCCTTCAGGAGCCTACACAATACAGTTCAAAGAAATAGAAGGCTACGAAACACCGGCACAGCAGGAAATCACTGTTGAAAAAGACCAGACGGCAGCGATAACAGCAGAATACATTGAAAAACCGGCAATCACTCCCGCAAAAGCAGAGTTCTACAAAAAATCGCCGGAAGACCTTGCATTCACGCTCAAAGGAATTACAGCCGTTACGGCAGTCAAAATCGCCGACGAAGACCTTATTGACGGTGAAGATTACGAATACGCAGACGGAACACTGACAGTAAAACAAACCGTATTTGCTGAAAAAGAAAACGGCGAATATCAACTTACAGTTACAACCGACAAAGGCGACCTTACGGCAGCAGTCAAAATCGCTGACGAAAAATCCTCAGGCAGCAGCGGAGGCTGCAACGCAGGCTTCGGCGCGTTGGCAATGCTTTTTGCGGCGCCTCTGTTCTACAGAAAGAAAAAGTAA